A part of Perca fluviatilis chromosome 15, GENO_Pfluv_1.0, whole genome shotgun sequence genomic DNA contains:
- the aldh3b1 gene encoding aldehyde dehydrogenase family 3 member B1 isoform X1: MDTQRQLVDRLRSTFRSGITIPEQFRQTQLTMLMSMIQDNEEQILNALHKDLAKPKFEAIMSEIDIVINELHYAIANLTSWMKPEYAGTNLATKLDDCSVRREPLGVVLIIGPWNYPLQLLIVPLIGAIAAGNCAVIKPSEVSSATDSLMAELIPKYLSQDCYAVVSGGAEETKALVQNRFDHIFYTGSQTVARSILRAASDHLTPVTLELGGKCPCLIYGKVNMASAAQRLVWSKYFNAGQSCVAPDYVLCSQATRDALLPALRQTLEDFYSKDPQTCPDVSRIVSPQHWTRLMELLARSRGKVVVGGEGNQEDKYIAPTVVVDVAEDDALMEEEIFGPILPIITAESLQEGIDFVNRKEKPLALYVFSEESSVRTRDSGPGFLLTFFFWAGELHTTIVNAVLEKTSSGGFCSNDGIVHMTLPTLPFGGVGASGCGSYHGRWSFETFSHRRAVMLRGWALERLNSLRYPPYSEQKLSWLRWTTSAKSSCSLM, translated from the exons ATGGACACCCAGAGGCAGCTTGTGGACAGGTTGCGGTCAACGTTTCGTTCAGGCATCACAATACCGGAGCAGTTTCGTCAAACCCAGCTGACCATGCTTATGTCCATGATCCAAGATAATGAGGAACAGATTTTAAATGCACTGCACAAAGACCTCGCAAAG CCAAAATTTGAAGCCATTATGTCCGAGATTGATATTGTGATCAATGAGCTGCACTACGCCATTGCTAACCTCACAAGCTGGATGAAGCCAGAGTATGCCGGCACAAACCTG GCCACAAAGCTTGATGACTGTTCTGTGCGGAGGGAACCATTAGGAGTTGTGTTGATCATTGGGCCGTGGAACTATCCCCTGCAACTCCTTATCGTACCTTTGATTGGAGCCATTGCTGCAG GAAACTGTGCGGTCATCAAGCCTTCAGAGGTCAGCTCCGCCACAGACAGTCTGATGGCAGAGCTCATCCCCAAATATTTGTCTCAG GACTGTTATGCGGTTGTTTctggaggagcagaggagaCCAAGGCACTTGTGCAGAATCGCTTTGACCACATCTTCTatacag GTTCTCAGACTGTGGCCCGCAGCATCCTGCGGGCAGCCTCGGACCACCTGACCCCCGTGACGTTGGAACTGGGCGGCAAGTGTCCGTGCTTGATATACGGCAAGGTGAACATGGCCTCCGCCGCTCAGCGCTTGGTGTGGTCAAAGTATTTTAACGCCGGCCAGAGCTGCGTGGCTCCGGACTATGTGCTGTGCTCGCAGGCCACCCGGGACGCCCTGCTGCCCGCACTGCGCCAGACTCTGGAGGACTTCTACAGCAAGGACCCTCAGACCTGTCCCGACGTGTCCCGCATCGTGTCACCCCAACACTGGACGCGACTGATGGAACTGCTCGCCAGGTCCAGAGGCAAGGTTGTCGTGGGAGGAGAGGGCAACCAGGAGGACAAGTACATTG CTCCCACAGTGGTGGTGGACGTGGCGGAAGACGACGCCCTAATGGAGGAGGAGATCTTCGGCCCCATCCTGCCCATCATCACTGCCGAGTCCCTGCAGGAAGGCATCGACTTTGTCAACCGCAAAGAGAAGCCGCTGGCCCTCTATGTCTTCTCTGAAGAATCCTCCGTAAGAACTCGTGACTCTGGTCCAGGGTTtctcctgactttttttttttgggcgggGGAACTACACACGACC ATAGTAAACGCTGTGCTGGAGAAGACCAGCAGTGGAGGATTCTGCTCCAATGACGGGATCGTCCACATGACCCTGCCGACCCTGCCCTTTGGGGGTGTAG GGGCCAGTGGTTGTGGCAGTTACCACGGCCGCTGGAGCTTCGAGACGTTCAGCCACCGGCGCGCCGTCATGCTGCGCGGCTGGGCTCTGGAGAGGCTCAACAGCCTGCGCTACCCGCCCTACAGCGAACAGAAACTCAGCTGGCTGCGCTGGACCACCTCGGCCAAGTCCAGCTGCTCACTCATGTGA
- the LOC120575292 gene encoding ATP-dependent Clp protease proteolytic subunit, mitochondrial, with the protein MLLQRVLRIGGLTLKHSRSIHHSPVWRSPLIPMVVEQTGRGERAYDIYSRLLRERIICVMGPIDDTVASLVIAQLLFLQSESNNKPIHMYINSPGGVVTAGLAIYDTMQYILNPISTWCVGQAASMGSLLLAAGTPGMRHSLPNARIMVHQPSGGGVSKGQATDIAIQAEEILKLKKQINVIYAKHTGQPLETIEGVMERDRYMGPMEAQDFGIIDKVLIHPPQAGQDEPELVQKEPAAAASAPQQPECAAPAQDLPGTNPPSSYKPEP; encoded by the exons ATGCTGTTGCAA AGAGTGTTGCGCATCGGAGGCTTGACGCTGAAACACAGCCGGTCCATCCACCACAGTCCTGTATGGAGGAGTCCTCTTATACCCATGGTTGTGGAGCAGACA gggagaggagaaagagcaTATGACATCTATTCCCGCCTCCTGAGAGAGAGAATCATTTGTGTAATGGGTCCT ATCGATGACACTGTGGCTAGTCTGGTTATCGCCCAGCTGCTCTTCCTACAGTCAGAAAGCAACAACAAGCCCATCCACATGTACATAAACAGTCCTG GCGGTGTGGTGACAGCAGGCCTGGCCATTTACGACACCATGCAGTACATCCTTAATCCCATCTCCACCTGGTGTGTTGGCCAGGCAGCCAGTATGGGCAGCTTGCTGCTGGCGGCCGGAACGCCGGGCATGAGGCATTCACTGCCCAACGCCCGCATCATGGTTCACCAGCCTTCAGGAGGCGGGG TGTCTAAG gGCCAGGCCACAGACATCGCCATCCAGGCTGAGGAGATCCTGAAGCTGAAGAAACAGATCAACGTCATCTACGCCAAACACACGGGCCAGCCGCTGGAAACCATTG AGGGTGTGATGGAAAGGGATCGCTACATGGGCCCCATGGAGGCGCAGGACTTTGGCATCATCGACAAGGTCCTGATCCACCCGCCCCAGGCCGGCCAGGACGAGCCGGAGCTGGTGCAGAAAGAGCCGGCGGCGGCAGCCAGCGCCCCCCAACAGCCAGAGTGCGCAGCCCCAGCGCAGGACCTCCCCGGGACAAACCCCCCCTCCTCATACAAACCTGAGCCATGA
- the aldh3b1 gene encoding aldehyde dehydrogenase family 3 member B1 isoform X2 produces MDTQRQLVDRLRSTFRSGITIPEQFRQTQLTMLMSMIQDNEEQILNALHKDLAKPKFEAIMSEIDIVINELHYAIANLTSWMKPEYAGTNLATKLDDCSVRREPLGVVLIIGPWNYPLQLLIVPLIGAIAAGNCAVIKPSEVSSATDSLMAELIPKYLSQDCYAVVSGGAEETKALVQNRFDHIFYTGSQTVARSILRAASDHLTPVTLELGGKCPCLIYGKVNMASAAQRLVWSKYFNAGQSCVAPDYVLCSQATRDALLPALRQTLEDFYSKDPQTCPDVSRIVSPQHWTRLMELLARSRGKVVVGGEGNQEDKYIAPTVVVDVAEDDALMEEEIFGPILPIITAESLQEGIDFVNRKEKPLALYVFSEESSIVNAVLEKTSSGGFCSNDGIVHMTLPTLPFGGVGASGCGSYHGRWSFETFSHRRAVMLRGWALERLNSLRYPPYSEQKLSWLRWTTSAKSSCSLM; encoded by the exons ATGGACACCCAGAGGCAGCTTGTGGACAGGTTGCGGTCAACGTTTCGTTCAGGCATCACAATACCGGAGCAGTTTCGTCAAACCCAGCTGACCATGCTTATGTCCATGATCCAAGATAATGAGGAACAGATTTTAAATGCACTGCACAAAGACCTCGCAAAG CCAAAATTTGAAGCCATTATGTCCGAGATTGATATTGTGATCAATGAGCTGCACTACGCCATTGCTAACCTCACAAGCTGGATGAAGCCAGAGTATGCCGGCACAAACCTG GCCACAAAGCTTGATGACTGTTCTGTGCGGAGGGAACCATTAGGAGTTGTGTTGATCATTGGGCCGTGGAACTATCCCCTGCAACTCCTTATCGTACCTTTGATTGGAGCCATTGCTGCAG GAAACTGTGCGGTCATCAAGCCTTCAGAGGTCAGCTCCGCCACAGACAGTCTGATGGCAGAGCTCATCCCCAAATATTTGTCTCAG GACTGTTATGCGGTTGTTTctggaggagcagaggagaCCAAGGCACTTGTGCAGAATCGCTTTGACCACATCTTCTatacag GTTCTCAGACTGTGGCCCGCAGCATCCTGCGGGCAGCCTCGGACCACCTGACCCCCGTGACGTTGGAACTGGGCGGCAAGTGTCCGTGCTTGATATACGGCAAGGTGAACATGGCCTCCGCCGCTCAGCGCTTGGTGTGGTCAAAGTATTTTAACGCCGGCCAGAGCTGCGTGGCTCCGGACTATGTGCTGTGCTCGCAGGCCACCCGGGACGCCCTGCTGCCCGCACTGCGCCAGACTCTGGAGGACTTCTACAGCAAGGACCCTCAGACCTGTCCCGACGTGTCCCGCATCGTGTCACCCCAACACTGGACGCGACTGATGGAACTGCTCGCCAGGTCCAGAGGCAAGGTTGTCGTGGGAGGAGAGGGCAACCAGGAGGACAAGTACATTG CTCCCACAGTGGTGGTGGACGTGGCGGAAGACGACGCCCTAATGGAGGAGGAGATCTTCGGCCCCATCCTGCCCATCATCACTGCCGAGTCCCTGCAGGAAGGCATCGACTTTGTCAACCGCAAAGAGAAGCCGCTGGCCCTCTATGTCTTCTCTGAAGAATCCTCC ATAGTAAACGCTGTGCTGGAGAAGACCAGCAGTGGAGGATTCTGCTCCAATGACGGGATCGTCCACATGACCCTGCCGACCCTGCCCTTTGGGGGTGTAG GGGCCAGTGGTTGTGGCAGTTACCACGGCCGCTGGAGCTTCGAGACGTTCAGCCACCGGCGCGCCGTCATGCTGCGCGGCTGGGCTCTGGAGAGGCTCAACAGCCTGCGCTACCCGCCCTACAGCGAACAGAAACTCAGCTGGCTGCGCTGGACCACCTCGGCCAAGTCCAGCTGCTCACTCATGTGA
- the si:dkey-204f11.64 gene encoding guanine nucleotide-binding protein G(I)/G(S)/G(O) subunit gamma-5, with the protein MSNNSAANSSLVLAQKAVKQLRLEASVRRIKVSQAAAELKTFCLQNAHKDPLLTGVPSSDNPFRPPKSCVLL; encoded by the exons ATGTCGAACAATAGCGCCGCCAACAGCAGTTTAGTCCTCGCCCAGAAGGCAGTGAAACAGCTCCGTCTCGAGGCCAGTGTCCGTCGGATAAAG GTCTCTCAGGCTGCTGCAGAACTGAAGACCTTCTGTTTGCAAAATGCCCACAAAGACCCTCTCCTCACCGGGGTGCCCTCCAGCGATAACCCATTCAGGCCTCCCAAGTCATGTGTCCTCCTCTGA